In Planctomycetota bacterium, the DNA window CGCCGACCTCTGGGATCACGATGTTGGTGGCCATGCGTGGCTCCTGCCGTCCGTGCAGCGTCGTGTGAATGCCGAATCGTCCTAGGCCGAGGCCCGGACCAGCTTGGGCTTGTGCTCGCCCTGGGCGTCTTCCTCCGCGGGAGCCGGGCCGACCGCTTCGGCCACGATCGACTCTTGCTCATCCTTGTGCCGCCGCTTGGAGCCCGTCGCGGGCGACGCGCTCGGCAGCCGGCCGATGTAGCCCAACTCGCCGTTGGGCAGCACCCCGCCGATCCGCGTGCGGATCGCGTCGGACACGTGCAGGTGGGCGCCCATGTTGCGGGGCTCCTCCTGGACCCAGATCACCCGCTCGCGGTTGGCGTAGCGCTCGATGAGCTGCTCGAGCAGCTCGGTGTGCAGCGGATAGAGCTGCTCGATGCGGACGATCGCCACGTCCTTGCGGTCCAGTTCATCGCGGCGGGCCTGCAGCTCCCAGTAGAGCTTGCCGGTGCACAGCAGGACGTCGCGCACGCCGCTCGGATCGCCGCCGTCCACGAAGGCCGGGTCGTCGATGATCTCCTGGAAACGGCCGGTCACCAGCTCGTCGATGGTGCTGGTCGGCGTGCGGATCAGGCTCTTGGGCGTCATGACGACCAGCGGCTTGCGGAACGGCCGTCGGACCTGCCGCCGCAGCATGTGGAAGGTCTGGGCGGCCGTCGAGGGGTAGACCACCTCGACGTTGTCGTCGGCGCAGGCCTCGAGGAATCGCTCGAGCCGCGCCGAGCTGTGCTCGGGACCCTGGCCCTCGTAGCCGTGCGGCAGGAACAGCGTCAGCCCGCACCAGCGGTCCCACTTGACCTCCGCGCTGGTCAGGAATTGATCGATGATGACCTGGGCGCCGTTGACGAAGTCGCCGAACTGCGCCTCCCAGATCACCAGCATGTTCGGGTCCGAGAGCGCGTAGCCGTACTCGAAGCCCATCACGCTGAACTCGCTCAGCGGGCTGTCGTACACGCAGAACTTGGCCTGGGCGATGCGGCCCTTGTCGTCGGTCTCGCCGGGCTCCAGATCCGTGCCCGGCTCGCCCAGCGGGCGGATCGAATTGAGCGGCGTAAAGGTCTCGGCGGTCTCGGCGTCGACCAGCACCGCGTGCCGATGGCTGAAGGTGCCCCGACGCGAGTCCTGCCCGCTCAGCCGCACCGGGATGCCCTCGAGCAGCAGCGTGCCGTAGGCCAGAGTCTCGGCGTCGGCGTAGCTGATGTCGCCGGTCTCGGGCAGCGTGCGGCGGGACTCGAGCAGGTTCTGGAGCTTGCGGTGCGGCGTGAATCCCTCGGGCACCGTGCCGATCGCCTCGCAAACCTCCTGGAGCACGTCCCGCGACACCGCCGTCTGGATGGGATCGAAGTCGTACTTGTGGGTCATGCCGACCCAGCGGTCGCTGCCCGGGTCGATCGTGGGGTCGTACGGGGACTGCTTGGCGGCGTCCTGGGCCTGATCGAGCGCGTTGTCGAGCTGGCCGCGGATCTCCTTCATGTCGTCGTCGGAGATCACCCCCTCGTCGCGGAGCCGCGCGGCGTAGGTCGACAGCACGCTCTTCTTGCCCTTGATGAGCTTGTAGAGCACCGGCTGGGTGAAGCTGGCCTCGTCCTGCTCGTTGTGACCGAAGCGGCGGTAGCAGTGCATGTCGAGCAGCACATCCTTGCGGAACGTCTGGCGATACTCGGCCGCGATCATGGCGGCCATCACGCACGCCTCGGGGTCCTCGCCGTTCACGTGCAGCACGGGCGCACCGACCATCTTGCCGACGTCGGTGCAGTAGAGGCTCGACCGGCCGTCGCGGGGCGACGTCGTGAAGCCAATCAGGTTGTTCACGACAACGTGGATCGTGCCGCCCGTCGCGTAGCCGTCGAGCTGCGAGAAGTTGAGGGTCTCGGCCACGACGCCCTGGCCGCTGATGGCGGCGTCGCCGTGGATGACCATCGGCACGACGCGGATGCGCTGCTTGTCGCCGCGGTGCCGCTGCTTGGCCCGGGTGCGGCCCTGCACCACGGGCGCGACGGCCTCGAGGTGGCTGGGGTTGCTGGACAGCGCCACGTGCAGCGAGCGGCCATTTGGGTAGCTCAGCTGGCCCGAGTAGCCGCGGTGGTACTTCACGTCGCCCCCGCCCTGGGTGTAGTCCTCGGCCCAGGTATCCTCGAACTCGGTGAAGATCTGCTCGTAGGTCTTGCCCAGCACGTTGTTGAGCACGTTGAGCCGGCCGCGGTGGGCCATGCCGATGACCGCTTCCTCTACGCCGTGCTCGGAGAGGTGCTCCAGCACGCCGTTGACCAGCGGAATCAGCGTCTCGCTGCCCTCGAGGCTGAAGCGCTTGTCGCCCGGGTAGCGGCGGCCCAGGAACTTCTCGAACATCTCGGACTGCAGCACCTGCCGCAGGATGTGCACCCGGCGGCCGCGATCGAAGTTGATGGCGCCGGCGTCCCGCTCGCAGCGCTCGATCAGCCAGCTCCGCTCCTCGCGGCTGGGCACGTGCATGATCTCGGCGCCGATGGAGCCGCAGTAGGTCCGCCGCAGCCTGTCGATGGCCTGCCGCAGCGTGAGCGGCTCCTCGACGTCCAGCCGCGCCGGATTGATCGCCCGGTCGAGATCCTCCTCGGTCAGCCCGTGATGCTCGGGCCGCAGGCAGTCCACCGGGTCGGGTTCGCGATCGAAGGGATCGAGCCGGGCCTCGAGGTGGCCCATGTCCCGGAAGGCGAAGATCAGCTCGTCGACCTTGTGGTGGAAGTCCGCGTCGCCGCCGCCCGCTTCGGCCCCCGAGGAACCGGCCCCCGACGAACCAGCACCCGAGTCGCCCAACTCGAAGCCCTGCAGGAAGGCCCGGACGTCCGCCGGCACAGATTCGGGGTCTTGCCGGTAGGACCGGTAGGCCTCATCCAGGAACTGGGCGTTCCAGCCGTTGACGGACGGGGGCACGGCGCGAGGACCGGAAGCCATCGGATTCCCCTCTGCAATCGGCCGATCCCGCGCCGGCGAGCCTCGTGCGGGCGGGCGGCCTCGAAGCGTTGCGAACTCTATTCAATCGGCGCTTGGCCGGGCCGGATTCGGTCTTCCGGCCGCTCGTCCTCCATCGGCCCGCGTGCTCCCGGCTGAGGGGCGATCAGCCGAAGCGGCCCGTGACGTACTCCTCGGTC includes these proteins:
- a CDS encoding 2-oxoglutarate dehydrogenase E1 component, translating into MPPSVNGWNAQFLDEAYRSYRQDPESVPADVRAFLQGFELGDSGAGSSGAGSSGAEAGGGDADFHHKVDELIFAFRDMGHLEARLDPFDREPDPVDCLRPEHHGLTEEDLDRAINPARLDVEEPLTLRQAIDRLRRTYCGSIGAEIMHVPSREERSWLIERCERDAGAINFDRGRRVHILRQVLQSEMFEKFLGRRYPGDKRFSLEGSETLIPLVNGVLEHLSEHGVEEAVIGMAHRGRLNVLNNVLGKTYEQIFTEFEDTWAEDYTQGGGDVKYHRGYSGQLSYPNGRSLHVALSSNPSHLEAVAPVVQGRTRAKQRHRGDKQRIRVVPMVIHGDAAISGQGVVAETLNFSQLDGYATGGTIHVVVNNLIGFTTSPRDGRSSLYCTDVGKMVGAPVLHVNGEDPEACVMAAMIAAEYRQTFRKDVLLDMHCYRRFGHNEQDEASFTQPVLYKLIKGKKSVLSTYAARLRDEGVISDDDMKEIRGQLDNALDQAQDAAKQSPYDPTIDPGSDRWVGMTHKYDFDPIQTAVSRDVLQEVCEAIGTVPEGFTPHRKLQNLLESRRTLPETGDISYADAETLAYGTLLLEGIPVRLSGQDSRRGTFSHRHAVLVDAETAETFTPLNSIRPLGEPGTDLEPGETDDKGRIAQAKFCVYDSPLSEFSVMGFEYGYALSDPNMLVIWEAQFGDFVNGAQVIIDQFLTSAEVKWDRWCGLTLFLPHGYEGQGPEHSSARLERFLEACADDNVEVVYPSTAAQTFHMLRRQVRRPFRKPLVVMTPKSLIRTPTSTIDELVTGRFQEIIDDPAFVDGGDPSGVRDVLLCTGKLYWELQARRDELDRKDVAIVRIEQLYPLHTELLEQLIERYANRERVIWVQEEPRNMGAHLHVSDAIRTRIGGVLPNGELGYIGRLPSASPATGSKRRHKDEQESIVAEAVGPAPAEEDAQGEHKPKLVRASA